The Spartobacteria bacterium DNA window TCGGAATGAGACCGAGCACCGTTGTGGTTGCCGTCAGCAGTACAGGACGCAACCGAGTGCGGCCGGCATCGATGATGGCATTGTTCACATGCAGCCCTTCTGCACGGCGCTGGATAATGCAGTCGATGAGCACGATGGCATTGTTTACCACAATCCCTGCCAGACTGATCACACCGACACCGGTCATCACAATGCAGAACTTCATTTGCCCGATAATCAATCCCCACATCACGCCGATGAGCGAGAGCAGAACGGAAAAACCAATAATGGCCGGGATGAGAATGGAATTAAACTGAATCACCAAAATTACCAGAATCAGACCGATCGCCATGATAAAAGCCCGTCCAAGAAACGCGCCGTTTTCCTGCATATCCTCTGTATCGCCCGCATAATAAACAGAATACCCTCGAGGGAACGGCAAGGCATCGATGAGCGGCACGATTTCTGCGATGATTTCATCTACGCCGCGTCCCTGATTATTGGCTGTAATGGAAATGGTTCGTTTATAATTTTTGCGGCTGATGGTGCCACGTGCACCGGCATATTTCACGGTTCCCAGGGAAGACAAGGGCACCGATGTCCCGTTCTGTACGGGAATAAATATCTGATCCAGCAGTGAAACTGAATCGCGCTGTTCTTTGGGAAACCGTACCGTGATATCGTATTCATCTTCGCCCACGCGAAACGTGCTGGCTTCCAGTCCATATAGTGCCGCACGCAAAAACATACCGATGGTAGCGGTATCGACGCCATACTGCACAGCACGTTCGCGATCGACGATAAACTGCACTTCGGGCAGGGAATCATCCAAATCATCTTTGATATCCACCACGCCAGAGACCTGTGCCATCTGTTCTTTGACCAGACGCGTCAATTCGCTGAGCTGATCAAACTTATCACCCGAAATCTCAATACGGATCGGTTCCTGACGAGGCGGACCTTCCTCAGATTTTTCGACCACAACCTCGGCACCGGGCAGTTTCCCAATCGCGTCGCGCATTTGATCGACCGTCAGCTGACTGCTCTGACTGCGCCGGTCATGTTTGACAAATTCGACGTGAATATTGCCCAGGTGAGTTCCTTTTCCCCCGCTGATATCGCCGCCGCTGGCTCCCACCGTCGTAGTAAAAAACTTCACGTCAGCAAAGGGGGCAACTCGATGCTCAAACTCCTTCAGTGCCGCATCGGTACGTTCCACACTCATGCCCTGAGGAAAGCTTACACTGATATCCGCACTGCGCGGATCAACAGAGGGAAACAGTTCTACCCCGCGACCATAACGGGCGTAATAAACAACGGAAAAAACAAGAAAAGAGAAACCAAGAAGAAGAATAAGCAGGCGATGGTTTAATGCACCACGCAGTATTTTTTCATACCAGTGGACAAAAAAATGATCCTTATCACCGTCTCCATGATCTTTAGGTCTCGCTGAGATCAGTGCCGAACAAATCGCCGGATTCACAACCAGTGCCACAAACAGCGACGCAACGAGCACCACAATCAGGGTCATCGGCATAAAGGACATAAACTGCCCCATAATTCCAGGCCAGAACAGTAGCGGAGAAAACGCGGCCAGCGTAGTAAGCGTCGACGTAATTACCGGCCACGCCACTTCGCTGGCTCCTTCGCGGGCCGCTTCCTTCTTCGATAGTCCCAAGGTGCGATGGCGATAAATATTCTCCACAATCACGATGGCATTATCCACCAGCATACCCACCGCCAACACCAGAGCGAACAGCACCACCATATTCAGGGTTACGCCCATGAAGTTCAATACAGCGAAGGAAATCAGCATAGAAAGCGGAATGGCCAGTCCAACAAACAGACTGTTGCGCACTCCCATGAAAATCACCAGCACAAGCACCACCAGAATAAAGCCGGAGGCAATGTTGTTTTCCAGCTCTGAAATCA harbors:
- a CDS encoding efflux RND transporter permease subunit, producing MLISNYAIKFRIAVYVITAGLILTGIWSYVTLPRESSPDITIPYVFVTAIYEGTAPEEVEKLITIPMEKKIKDVEGIKKFTTYSSDSVATLVVEFEAGRDIDKALQHVKDKIDLAKPDLPSDLDEPTVQSLNFSSDIPVFTFTLSGATSPERLKKLAEELQDSIELIPGVRMAEISGTQTREIRVELDLPRMISYGIPLALVVQRISEENKTISAGHFEVAGNKFQVRIPGEYKLAANLKNLPIYAVDDRVIYLSDIASVSDTFKDVETIARINTEPCVTIGVKKREGINAVELIDRVKSDVIAPFVLPPDVTITEVVDQSVDVSDMISELENNIASGFILVVLVLVIFMGVRNSLFVGLAIPLSMLISFAVLNFMGVTLNMVVLFALVLAVGMLVDNAIVIVENIYRHRTLGLSKKEAAREGASEVAWPVITSTLTTLAAFSPLLFWPGIMGQFMSFMPMTLIVVLVASLFVALVVNPAICSALISARPKDHGDGDKDHFFVHWYEKILRGALNHRLLILLLGFSFLVFSVVYYARYGRGVELFPSVDPRSADISVSFPQGMSVERTDAALKEFEHRVAPFADVKFFTTTVGASGGDISGGKGTHLGNIHVEFVKHDRRSQSSQLTVDQMRDAIGKLPGAEVVVEKSEEGPPRQEPIRIEISGDKFDQLSELTRLVKEQMAQVSGVVDIKDDLDDSLPEVQFIVDRERAVQYGVDTATIGMFLRAALYGLEASTFRVGEDEYDITVRFPKEQRDSVSLLDQIFIPVQNGTSVPLSSLGTVKYAGARGTISRKNYKRTISITANNQGRGVDEIIAEIVPLIDALPFPRGYSVYYAGDTEDMQENGAFLGRAFIMAIGLILVILVIQFNSILIPAIIGFSVLLSLIGVMWGLIIGQMKFCIVMTGVGVISLAGIVVNNAIVLIDCIIQRRAEGLHVNNAIIDAGRTRLRPVLLTATTTVLGLIPMAIGWSVDFHEWPPRLVSGAESSSWWAPMAYAVMFGLVVSTILTLILVPVMYSVMNSISQRFARLFNIKDD